A genomic segment from Nicotiana sylvestris chromosome 1, ASM39365v2, whole genome shotgun sequence encodes:
- the LOC104211553 gene encoding uncharacterized protein: MPPKKMGVNSKAEAARARKGAAESERKDRETREKEEQYWREAEGAKSRAAKKREEEAEKRAEAAAKKAEARRLAELEEKELEKSMKKPDKKANRVSIPVPKVTEAELRRRKEEEQVALAKKAEEEKRRQSRMAAEGEYEKTVLVTNRNRDDSIIEASTVDDAIASLAISDSLPPDRHPEKRLRAAFKAFEEAELRVLKEEKPGLTHTQYKDLIWKLWKKSPDNPLNQIADKS; encoded by the exons ATGCCGCCGAAGAAAATGGGAGTAAACAGTAAAGCCGAAGCGGCTAGGGCTCGAAAGGGCGCCGCCGAATCCGAACGCAAAGACCGTGAaactcgggaaaaagaagagcaGTATTGGCGCGAAGCCGAGGGAGCGAAGTCACGTGCCGCCAAAAAACGCGAAGAAGAAGCCGAGAAGCGAGCCGAGGCCGCAGCAAAGAAAGCGGAGGCGCGTAGGCTTGCCGAGCTGGAGGAGAAAGAGCTCGAGAAGTCGATGAAGAAGCCGGATAAGAAAGCCAATCGCGTCTCGATTCCAGTACCGAAGGTGACCGAGGCGGAGCTACGGCGGAGAAAGGAGGAGGAGCAAGTGGCGTTAGCGAAGAAGGCGGAGGAGGAGAAGCGGAGGCAGAGCCGTATGGCGGCGGAGGGGGAGTATGAAAAAACGGTTCTTGTAACTAATAGGAATCGTGATGATTCAATTATTGAGGCTAGTACTGTGGATGATGCCATTGCTTCATTGGCTATTTCAGATAGTTTGCCACCTGATAGGCATCCTGAGAAGAGACTCAGAGCTGCCTTTAAG GCTTTTGAGGAGGCTGAGCTTCGTGTTCTAAAGGAGGAAAAACCAGGTCTGACACACACTCAGTATAAAGACTTGATTTGGAAGCTATGGAAGAAGTCTCCGGATAATCCTCTTAACCAG ATTGCAGATAAATCTTAG
- the LOC104241733 gene encoding rop guanine nucleotide exchange factor 1 codes for MGSVSSEEGSDQQSERCGSYSLSADVSESESSSSSFSCRRYDAEGASSSMASSPLACRRFAAKSEFPAPMIPPFMFPVIGGKDVVLCNDKSEKRQADLSEIDLMKERFAKLLLGEDMSGGGKGVCTALAISNAITNLSATIFGELWRLEPLAAQKKAMWCREMEWLLCVSDSIVELVPSIQQFPGGGTYEVMATQPRSDLYLNLPALKKLDAMLISILDGFRDTEFWYVDRGIVLGDGEDCDSYTSGIGFGRPSVRQEEKWWLPCPKVPPKGLSEEARKRLQQCRDCTNQILKAALAINSNVLAEMETPSAYVETLPKSGKACLGDIIYRYITADKFSPECLLDCLDLSSEHHTLEVANRIEAAVHVWTLKDQKKHPHKRKSKRKSWGGKVKGLVGDGDKNQYLAERAETLLHSLRLRFPGLPQTSLDMNKIQYNKDVGQSILESYSRVMESLAFNIMARIDDVLYVDDATKRCAAAESISLFNRGGLGGLPVQKRMSPSPFSIQHSPYASPFATPTFCLSPLIGSPGKAVSPSKAGSKVPPMDKLEKAMPTDLDKLWSYAGNLSARRPKDAPERD; via the exons ATGGGGAGTGTATCATCTGAAGAAGGTTCAGATCAGCAGAGTGAGCGGTGTGGGAGCTACAGTTTAAGTGCTGATGTGAGTGAGTCCGAAAGTTCTTCTAGCAGTTTCTCCTGTCGGCGCTATGACGCTGAGGGCGCGTCCAGCTCTATGGCGTCGTCTCCACTCGCTTGTCGGAGATTCGCCGCAAAATCGGAGTTCCCAGCCCCAATGATACCACCATTCATGTTCCCGGTCATTGGCGGGAAAGATGTAGTGCTCTGTAATGACAAGTCCGAGAAACGCCAAGCAGATTTATCTG AAATTGATCTGATGAAGGAGAGATTTGCTAAGCTGTTACTTGGTGAGGACATGTCTGGAGGGGGTAAAGGGGTTTGTACGGCACTTGCAATCTCAAACGCTATCACAAATCTATCTG CTACTATATTTGGGGAATTATGGAGGTTGGAACCATTGGCTGCTCAAAAGAAGGCAATGTGGTGTAGGGAAATGGAGTGGTTGTTGTGTGTGAGTGACTCTATTGTGGAGCTTGTGCCTTCTATTCAACAGTTTCCTGGAGGAGGCACGTATGAAGTAATGGCGACGCAACCACGTTCTGATTTATATCTGAACTTGCCTGCTTTGAAGAAACTTGATGCCATGTTGATTAGCATACTTGATGGATTTCGTGACACAGAGTTTTGGTATGTGGATCGAGGCATAGTTTTAGGTGATGGAGAAGACTGTGACTCCTATACTTCGGGCATTGGGTTTGGTAGGCCTTCAGTTCGGCAGGAAGAGAAGTGGTGGCTGCCATGCCCTAAAGTTCCCCCCAAAGGGTTGTCAGAAGAAGCTAGGAAGAGATTGCAACAATGTAGGGATTGCACAAACCAGATATTGAAGGCAGCATTGGCGATCAACAGTAATGTACTTGCTGAGATGGAGACTCCAAGTGCCTATGTCGAAACTTTGCCGAAG AGTGGAAAAGCTTGTTTAGGTGATATCATCTATCGCTACATCACTGCTGACAAGTTCTCACCTGAATGTCTTCTTGATTGCCTGGACTTGTCATCGGAGCACCATACGCTGGAAGTGGCAAATAGAATTGAGGCTGCTGTGCATGTTTGGACGCTTAAGGACCAGAAGAAACATCCACATAAAAGGAAATCTAAACGCAAATCATGGGGAGGGAAGGTCAAGGGCCTTGTTGGAGATGGTGATAAGAATCAGTATCTGGCAGAACGAGCAGAAACACTCTTGCATAGTCTCAGGCTTCGCTTCCCTGGTCTTCCTCAAACTTCACTTGACATGAACAAGATACAGTATAACAAG GATGTTGGGCAGTCAATACTTGAGAGCTACTCAAGGGTCATGGAGAGCTTGGCATTTAACATAATGGCGAGAATTGATGATGTATTATATGTAGACGATGCAACAAAACGCTGTGCTGCCGCAGAGTCCATATCCCTTTTCAATAGGGGAGGTTTGGGTGGTCTTCCAGTCCAAAAGCGGATGTCACCAAGCCCTTTTTCTATTCAGCACTCTCCTTATGCCTCTCCATTTGCTACACCAACCTTTTGCTTATCTCCCCTGATTGGTAGCCCAGGGAAGGCAGTTTCTCCTTCTAAGGCTGGTTCCAAGGTACCACCAATGGATAAACTGGAGAAAGCGATGCCAACTGATTTGGATAAATTGTGGTCATATGCAGGGAACCTTAGTGCAAGAAGACCTAAGGATGCTCCTGAACGAGACTGA
- the LOC104211552 gene encoding probable serine/threonine-protein kinase PBL7 isoform X3, producing MFGSSSAKGGISSLLRRRRVPKAKKRTIVVGLKSDNSSREMLLRLLTSVVMPGDYVLAVHVQQPNDIFDPNTFHRHEDICKSKQVDFQIKVCVGESYISELSNQVRINFATMLAVGCSSPCDQIVGKLLKELPPTCLLLVMDKGGKVLLQKSGTSQEGAPIKVLHSSESSLSASSSSTESRNKYQIQKSLSMPCSSTSTSSQPTENATFPRTRKYLQHKNTAAKNLFQRLAYLEMICCTRRFTIDELRCATDNFSPNLLTGEGGHSRVYRANLDNGQVAAVKVLKNTQYSEDDLFGEVEILSNLKHENIIQLVGYCYSKDMEAIVYNLLKDSLKQRLKQLNWNTRMQVAIGVARGLEYLHSQTPPIIHRDVKSSNILLSGDCHPQLSDFGAAVVHQQTQQDSAFVKPVHVVGTFGYLAPEYIMYGKVDEKIDVYSYGVVLLELITGKEAIQTDLESHHESLVLWVIIRRMRGLYSVAVFVIFLLILT from the exons ATGTTTGGTAGTTCAAGTGCCAAAGGAGGAATTTCCTCACTCCTGAGAAGAAGGAGAGTGCCCAAGGCCAAGAAGCGAACAATTGTGGTCGGTCTCAAATCCGACAATAGCAGCAGAGAAATGCTGCTTCGTTTGCTCACTTCAGTTGTAATGCCCGGAGACTATGTTCTGGCTGTTCATGTACAACAACCTAATGATATTTTTGATCCAAATACTTTTCACAGACATGAGGATATCTGCAAATCAAAGCAG GTGGATTTTCAAATCAAGGTTTGTGTAGGAGAGTCGTATATAAGTGAGCTGAGTAATCAAGTACGTATAAACTTTGCCACAATGCTTGCCGTTGGATGCAGCAGCCCCTG TGATCAGATTGTTGGCAAACTTTTGAAAGAATTGCCTCCTACTTGCTTACTTCTTGTAATGGATAAGGGAGGAAAAGTCCTACTCCAGAAGTCGGGGACTTCACAAGAAGGCGCTCCAATTAAAGTTCTACATTCATCTGAGTCCTCTCTGTCAGCTTCCAGCAGCTCTACAGAATCGAGAAATAAGTATCAGATTCAAAAATCTTTGTCAATGCCGTGTTCCTCAACATCAACGTCATCACAGCCGACTGAAAATGCAACTTTTCCTAGGACCAGGAAGTATTTGCAGCACAAAAATACTGCAGCTAAGAATCTGTTTCAGAGGTTAGCTTACTTAGAGATGATTTGCTGCACCAGACGCTTCACAATTGATGAACTTAGATGTGCAACAGATAACTTCAGTCCCAATCTGTTGACTGGAGAGGGTGGTCATAGTAGAGTCTATCGAGCTAATCTCGACAACGGGCAGGTTGCAGCAGTGAAAGTCCTTAAAAACACACAATATTCCGAAGATGATCTGTTCGGGGAAGTTGAAATATTGAGCAATCTGAAACACGAGAACATAATTCAGCTTGTCGGTTACTGTTACAGTAAAGACATGGAAGCAATCGTGTATAATCTACTGAAGGACAGTTTAAAGCAAAGGCTAAAACAGCTTAATTGGAACACAAGGATGCAAGTTGCTATAGGAGTGGCAAGGGGATTAGAATACCTCCATTCTCAAACCCCTCCTATCATTCACAGAGATGTGAAATCATCAAACATTCTCTTATCTGGCGATTGCCACCCACAA CTATCAGATTTTGGAGCAGCAGTAGTACACCAGCAAACTCAGCAAGATTCAGCTTTTGTGAAACCAGTTCACGTTGTTGGGACATTTGGATACCTGGCGCCTGAGTACATTATGTATGGCAAAGTTGATGAAAAGATAGATGTATACTCTTACGGGGTAGTCCTGTTGGAATTGATCACAGGGAAAGAGGCCATCCAAACAGACCTGGAATCTCATCATGAAAGCTTAGTGCTGTGGGTAATAATACGAAGAAT GCGAGGTCTCTACTCAGTTGCGGTCTTTGTGATCTTCTTGTTGATCCTGACTTAA
- the LOC104211552 gene encoding probable serine/threonine-protein kinase PBL21 isoform X1, whose protein sequence is MFGSSSAKGGISSLLRRRRVPKAKKRTIVVGLKSDNSSREMLLRLLTSVVMPGDYVLAVHVQQPNDIFDPNTFHRHEDICKSKQVDFQIKVCVGESYISELSNQVRINFATMLAVGCSSPCDQIVGKLLKELPPTCLLLVMDKGGKVLLQKSGTSQEGAPIKVLHSSESSLSASSSSTESRNKYQIQKSLSMPCSSTSTSSQPTENATFPRTRKYLQHKNTAAKNLFQRLAYLEMICCTRRFTIDELRCATDNFSPNLLTGEGGHSRVYRANLDNGQVAAVKVLKNTQYSEDDLFGEVEILSNLKHENIIQLVGYCYSKDMEAIVYNLLKDSLKQRLKQLNWNTRMQVAIGVARGLEYLHSQTPPIIHRDVKSSNILLSGDCHPQLSDFGAAVVHQQTQQDSAFVKPVHVVGTFGYLAPEYIMYGKVDEKIDVYSYGVVLLELITGKEAIQTDLESHHESLVLWARSLLSCGLCDLLVDPDLSENYNKDEMKTVILAARLCLLHSSSRRPTMKTILRLFEEPEHWLELQRRREELLDGIGLKDESCLCRCYASDSDETMLIEDG, encoded by the exons ATGTTTGGTAGTTCAAGTGCCAAAGGAGGAATTTCCTCACTCCTGAGAAGAAGGAGAGTGCCCAAGGCCAAGAAGCGAACAATTGTGGTCGGTCTCAAATCCGACAATAGCAGCAGAGAAATGCTGCTTCGTTTGCTCACTTCAGTTGTAATGCCCGGAGACTATGTTCTGGCTGTTCATGTACAACAACCTAATGATATTTTTGATCCAAATACTTTTCACAGACATGAGGATATCTGCAAATCAAAGCAG GTGGATTTTCAAATCAAGGTTTGTGTAGGAGAGTCGTATATAAGTGAGCTGAGTAATCAAGTACGTATAAACTTTGCCACAATGCTTGCCGTTGGATGCAGCAGCCCCTG TGATCAGATTGTTGGCAAACTTTTGAAAGAATTGCCTCCTACTTGCTTACTTCTTGTAATGGATAAGGGAGGAAAAGTCCTACTCCAGAAGTCGGGGACTTCACAAGAAGGCGCTCCAATTAAAGTTCTACATTCATCTGAGTCCTCTCTGTCAGCTTCCAGCAGCTCTACAGAATCGAGAAATAAGTATCAGATTCAAAAATCTTTGTCAATGCCGTGTTCCTCAACATCAACGTCATCACAGCCGACTGAAAATGCAACTTTTCCTAGGACCAGGAAGTATTTGCAGCACAAAAATACTGCAGCTAAGAATCTGTTTCAGAGGTTAGCTTACTTAGAGATGATTTGCTGCACCAGACGCTTCACAATTGATGAACTTAGATGTGCAACAGATAACTTCAGTCCCAATCTGTTGACTGGAGAGGGTGGTCATAGTAGAGTCTATCGAGCTAATCTCGACAACGGGCAGGTTGCAGCAGTGAAAGTCCTTAAAAACACACAATATTCCGAAGATGATCTGTTCGGGGAAGTTGAAATATTGAGCAATCTGAAACACGAGAACATAATTCAGCTTGTCGGTTACTGTTACAGTAAAGACATGGAAGCAATCGTGTATAATCTACTGAAGGACAGTTTAAAGCAAAGGCTAAAACAGCTTAATTGGAACACAAGGATGCAAGTTGCTATAGGAGTGGCAAGGGGATTAGAATACCTCCATTCTCAAACCCCTCCTATCATTCACAGAGATGTGAAATCATCAAACATTCTCTTATCTGGCGATTGCCACCCACAA CTATCAGATTTTGGAGCAGCAGTAGTACACCAGCAAACTCAGCAAGATTCAGCTTTTGTGAAACCAGTTCACGTTGTTGGGACATTTGGATACCTGGCGCCTGAGTACATTATGTATGGCAAAGTTGATGAAAAGATAGATGTATACTCTTACGGGGTAGTCCTGTTGGAATTGATCACAGGGAAAGAGGCCATCCAAACAGACCTGGAATCTCATCATGAAAGCTTAGTGCTGTGG GCGAGGTCTCTACTCAGTTGCGGTCTTTGTGATCTTCTTGTTGATCCTGACTTAAGCGAGAACTACAACAAAGATGAGATGAAAACAGTGATTCTTGCAGCACGGCTCTGCCTCTTGCATTCATCTTCAAGGAGGCCAACGATGAAAACA ATTCTG
- the LOC104211552 gene encoding PTI1-like tyrosine-protein kinase 2 isoform X2, with translation MFGSSSAKGGISSLLRRRRVPKAKKRTIVVGLKSDNSSREMLLRLLTSVVMPGDYVLAVHVQQPNDIFDPNTFHRHEDICKSKQVDFQIKVCVGESYISELSNQVRINFATMLAVGCSSPCDQIVGKLLKELPPTCLLLVMDKGGKVLLQKSGTSQEGAPIKVLHSSESSLSASSSSTESRNKYQIQKSLSMPCSSTSTSSQPTENATFPRTRKYLQHKNTAAKNLFQRLAYLEMICCTRRFTIDELRCATDNFSPNLLTGEGGHSRVYRANLDNGQVAAVKVLKNTQYSEDDLFGEVEILSNLKHENIIQLVGYCYSKDMEAIVYNLLKDSLKQRLKQLNWNTRMQVAIGVARGLEYLHSQTPPIIHRDVKSSNILLSGDCHPQLSDFGAAVVHQQTQQDSAFVKPVHVVGTFGYLAPEYIMYGKVDEKIDVYSYGVVLLELITGKEAIQTDLESHHESLVLWARSLLSCGLCDLLVDPDLSENYNKDEMKTVILAARLCLLHSSSRRPTMKTILNLLVCRFCVYLRSQSTG, from the exons ATGTTTGGTAGTTCAAGTGCCAAAGGAGGAATTTCCTCACTCCTGAGAAGAAGGAGAGTGCCCAAGGCCAAGAAGCGAACAATTGTGGTCGGTCTCAAATCCGACAATAGCAGCAGAGAAATGCTGCTTCGTTTGCTCACTTCAGTTGTAATGCCCGGAGACTATGTTCTGGCTGTTCATGTACAACAACCTAATGATATTTTTGATCCAAATACTTTTCACAGACATGAGGATATCTGCAAATCAAAGCAG GTGGATTTTCAAATCAAGGTTTGTGTAGGAGAGTCGTATATAAGTGAGCTGAGTAATCAAGTACGTATAAACTTTGCCACAATGCTTGCCGTTGGATGCAGCAGCCCCTG TGATCAGATTGTTGGCAAACTTTTGAAAGAATTGCCTCCTACTTGCTTACTTCTTGTAATGGATAAGGGAGGAAAAGTCCTACTCCAGAAGTCGGGGACTTCACAAGAAGGCGCTCCAATTAAAGTTCTACATTCATCTGAGTCCTCTCTGTCAGCTTCCAGCAGCTCTACAGAATCGAGAAATAAGTATCAGATTCAAAAATCTTTGTCAATGCCGTGTTCCTCAACATCAACGTCATCACAGCCGACTGAAAATGCAACTTTTCCTAGGACCAGGAAGTATTTGCAGCACAAAAATACTGCAGCTAAGAATCTGTTTCAGAGGTTAGCTTACTTAGAGATGATTTGCTGCACCAGACGCTTCACAATTGATGAACTTAGATGTGCAACAGATAACTTCAGTCCCAATCTGTTGACTGGAGAGGGTGGTCATAGTAGAGTCTATCGAGCTAATCTCGACAACGGGCAGGTTGCAGCAGTGAAAGTCCTTAAAAACACACAATATTCCGAAGATGATCTGTTCGGGGAAGTTGAAATATTGAGCAATCTGAAACACGAGAACATAATTCAGCTTGTCGGTTACTGTTACAGTAAAGACATGGAAGCAATCGTGTATAATCTACTGAAGGACAGTTTAAAGCAAAGGCTAAAACAGCTTAATTGGAACACAAGGATGCAAGTTGCTATAGGAGTGGCAAGGGGATTAGAATACCTCCATTCTCAAACCCCTCCTATCATTCACAGAGATGTGAAATCATCAAACATTCTCTTATCTGGCGATTGCCACCCACAA CTATCAGATTTTGGAGCAGCAGTAGTACACCAGCAAACTCAGCAAGATTCAGCTTTTGTGAAACCAGTTCACGTTGTTGGGACATTTGGATACCTGGCGCCTGAGTACATTATGTATGGCAAAGTTGATGAAAAGATAGATGTATACTCTTACGGGGTAGTCCTGTTGGAATTGATCACAGGGAAAGAGGCCATCCAAACAGACCTGGAATCTCATCATGAAAGCTTAGTGCTGTGG GCGAGGTCTCTACTCAGTTGCGGTCTTTGTGATCTTCTTGTTGATCCTGACTTAAGCGAGAACTACAACAAAGATGAGATGAAAACAGTGATTCTTGCAGCACGGCTCTGCCTCTTGCATTCATCTTCAAGGAGGCCAACGATGAAAACA ATTTTGAATTTGCTGGTGTGCAGATTCTG